The Daucus carota subsp. sativus chromosome 9, DH1 v3.0, whole genome shotgun sequence genome window below encodes:
- the LOC108202457 gene encoding calpain-type cysteine protease DEK1 isoform X3, which yields MEGGDERDIVLACIVSGTLFAVLASASFAILWAVNWRPWRIYSWIFARKWHKFLQGPQLGILCGFLCLLAWILVISPVLVLIVWGCWLIVILGRDIIGLAVIMAGIALLLAFYSIMLWWRTQWQSSRAVAVLLLLAVALLCAYEICAVYVTAGSSASERYSPSGFFFGVSAIALAINMLFICRMVFNGNGLDVDEYVRRSYKFAYSDCIEMGPVASLPEPPDPNELYPRQSRRALHLGLLYCGSLLVLVVYSILYGLTAKKSQWLGAITSAAVIILDWNMGACLYGFQLLQSRVAALFVAGASRVFLICFGVHYWYLGHCVSYAVVASVLLGAAVSRHLSVTNPITARRDALQSTVIRLREGFRRKEQNSSSISSEACGSSVKRSSGAVTGQLGNPAHVTSDATTWNIIEAVNSEKSLDSGSPSLAIRSSSCRSVVQEPEVGTSYADNCSLVVCSSSGLESQGCESSESTSANQQALDLNLALMFQEKLMSDPRITSILKKRARQGDHDLTALLQDKGLDPNFAMMLKENGLDPKILALLQRSSLDADRDHCDNSNIVVTESNSSDNILPNQISLSEELRLQGLGKWLQFCRLVLHHIVGTPERAWVLFSFIFIIETVIVAVFRPKIIKVINSTHQQFEFGFAVLLLSPVVCSIMAFLRSLQAEDMAMTSKPRKYGFIAWLLSTSVGLLLSFLSKSSVLLGLSLTIPLIVACLSIAIPIWIRNGYQFWVSRRGSDHTGSHRTLWFKEGVVLFICVSLFTGSVLALGAIVSAKPLDELGYKGWNGSQNGGSSPYASSVYLGWAMASLVALIVTGVLPIISWFATYRFSISSAICVGIFTVVLVAFCGASYLEVVNNRDEQVPRKADFLAALLPLMCIPALLSLCSGLVKWKDDDWKLSRGVFVFVVIGLLLLLGGISAVTVIITPWTIGAAFLLVLLLIVLAIGVIHYWASNNFYLTRKQMFFVCFLAFLLALAAFFVGWFQDKPFLGASVGYFSFLFLLAGRALTVLLSPPIVVYSPRVLPVYVYDSHADCGQNVSAAFIMLYGIALAIEGWGVVASLKIYPPFAGSAVSAVTLVVAFGFAVSRPCLTLKMMEDSVHFLSKETVVQAIARSATKTRNALSGTYSAPQRSASSAALLVGDPTVTRDRAGNFVLPRADVMKLRDRLRNEELAAGSIFLKIRNGTMLRHDSTSDVGYRREMCAHARILALEEAIDTEWVYMWDKFGGYLLLLLGLTAKAERVQDEVRLRLFLDSIGFSDLNAKKIKKWMPEDRRQFEIIQDSYLREKEMEEEIFMQRREEEGRGKERRKALLEKEERKWKEIEASLMSSIPNAGNREAAALAAAVRAVGGDSVLDDSFARERVSSIARHIRASQLSRRALQTGISGAVCVLDDEPTTSGRHLGQIDPSICQSQKVSFSIAVLIQPESGPVYLLGTEFQKRVCWEIFVAGSEQGIEAGQVGLRMITKGDRQTTVAKEWSVGAASIADGRWHMVTVTIDADIGEATCYLDGGFDGYQTGLPLRYDNGIWEQGTEIWVGVKPPIDVDAFGRSDSDGAESKMHVMDLFMWGRCLTEDEIATLPSSIGSVDYNMIDLPSDNWKWADSPSRVDEWDSDPADVDLYDRDDVDWDGQYSSGRKRRSDRESVILDVDSFTRRLRKPRMETCDEINQRMLSVELAVKEALCARGEPHFTDQEFPPNDQSLFVDPYNPPSKLQVVSEWMRPTEIVKKNHQDSHPCLFSGSTNPSDVCQGRLGDCWFLSAVAVLTEVSQISEVIITPEYNEEGIYTVRFCIQLPTDKYSPSCY from the exons CTGGATATTTGCTAGAAAATGGCACAAGTTCTTACAAGGGCCGCAGCTGGGAATATTATGTGGTTTCTTGTGTTTGTTGGCTTGGATTCTTGTCATATCTCCAGTTCTGGTTCTCATCGTATGGGGTTGCTGGTTAATTGTGATATTGGGTCGAGATATAATTGGTTTGGCAGTTATCATGGCTGGGATAGCTCTTCTTTTGGCGTTCTATTCAATAATGCTGTGGTGGAGAACACAATGGCAAAGCTCAA GGGCTGTTGCTGTTCTTCTTCTTTTAGCCGTTGCCCTTCTTTGTGCATATGAAATATGTGCTGTATATGTAACTGCAGGCAGTAGTGCATCTGAGCGGTATTCACCTTCAGGCTTCTTCTTTGGTGTGTCTGCGATTGCTCTAGCTATTAACATGCTGTTCATATGCAGAATGGTCTTTAATG GGAATGGTTTAGATGTGGATGAATATGTTCGAAGGTCATATAAATTTGCTTATTCTGATTGTATTGAAATGGGTCCTGTTGCGAGCTTACCTGAACCACCAGATCCCAATGAGTTGTATCCACGACAATCAAGAAG GGCTTTACATCTTGGTCTCTTATATTGCGGCTCATTGTTGGTACTAGTTGTATATTCCATCTTATATGGTTTGACAGCGAAAAAGTCTCAGTGGCTAGGGGCTATTACGTCAGCAGCTGTTATTATTCTTG ATTGGAACATGGGGGCATGCTTGTATGGATTTCAGCTTCTTCAAAGTCGTGTCGCTGCCCTTTTTGTCGCTGGTGCATCTCGTGTCTTCCTTATTTGCTTTGGAGTTCATTACTG GTATTTGGGGCATTGTGTTAGTtatgcagttgtagcatctgtaCTACTAGGTGCTGCTGTTTCCCGTCATTTGTCGGTTACAAACCCTATAACTGCAAGGAGAGATGCGCTGCAGAGTACGGTGATACGCCTGAGGGAAGGTTTTCGCAGGAAAGAACAGAACAGTTCATCTATCTCCTCTGAAGCGTGTGGCTCAAGTGTGAAGCGTAGTAGTGGTGCTGTGACAGGACAGCTTGGTAATCCTGCACATGTCACAAGTGATGCTACAACGTGGAATATCATTGAGGCAGTTAATAGTGAGAAGAGCTTAGATAGCGGAAGTCCAAGTTTAGCCATACGAAGCAGTTCTTGCCGCTCAGTAGTTCAAGAGCCAGAGGTTGGGACATCATATGCTGATAACTGTTCTTTGGTAGTATGTTCCAGTAGTGGCCTTGAAAGTCAAGGTTGCGAGTCTAGTGAATCAACTTCAGCTAATCAACAAGCATTAGACTTAAACTTAGCACTGATGTTCCAAGAAAAGTTGATGAGCGACCCAAGGATTACATCCATATTAAAAAAGAGAGCACGGCAAGGAGATCATGATTTGACTGCTTTGCTGCAGGATAAAGGCTTAGATCCTAACTTTGCTATGATGTTGAAGGAGAATGGTTTGGACCCAAAGATCCTTGCACTGCTGCAGAGAAGTAGTTTGGATGCAGATAGAGATCATTGCGATAACTCTAATATAGTAGTCACTGAATCAAACAGCAGTGATAACATTCTGCCGAATCAAATTTCATTGTCAGAAGAACTTAGACTTCAAGGACTAGGAAAGTGGCTTCAGTTTTGCAGATTGGTACTGCATCATATAGTCGGTACCCCAGAACGAGCATGGGTTCTCTTCAGTTTTATCTTTATAATTGAAACCGTGATTGTAGCTGTATTCCGACCTAAGATAATCAAAGTTATAAATTCCACCCATCAGCAG TTTGAGTTTGGCTTTGCAGTGTTACTTTTATCACCTGTCGTTTGTTCTATTATGGCTTTCCTAAGATCTCTTCAAGCTGAAGACATGGCCATGACTTCAAAGCCGCGGAAG TATGGTTTTATTGCTTGGTTGCTTAGCACTTCGGTCGGTCTGCTCCTTTCATTTTTGAG CAAGTCATCAGTTCTTCTAGGTTTGTCTTTGACCATCCCTCTTATAGTGGCATGCTTGTCTATTGCCATCCCTATATGGATTCGTAATGGGTACCAGTTTTGGGTATCAAGACGTGGTTCAGATCACACTGGAAGTCATCGAACATTGTGGTTTAAAGAG GGTGTTGTACTTTTTATCTGCGTTTCATTATTTACTGGATCTGTACTAGCATTGGGTGCAATCGTATCTGCAAAGCCTTTGGATGAATTAGGCTACAAAGGATGGAACGGTAGCCAGAATGGTGGTTCATCTCCTTATGCATCATCTGTGTATCTTGGCTGGGCAATGGCCTCTTTGGTTGCTCTTATAGTTACTGGCGTGCTGCCAATCATATCTTGGTTTGCTACATACCGTTTCTCCATCTCTTCAGCTATATGCGTTGGAATATTTACAG TTGTTCTGGTGGCATTTTGTGGTGCATCCTATCTGGAAGTCGTTAATAATAGAGATGAACAGGTTCCGAGGAAGGCAGATTTCCTTGCAGCATTACTTCCTTTAATGTGCATCCCAGCATTGCTTTCACTTTGTTCTGGTTTAGTCAAATG GAAAGATGACGATTGGAAACTATCTCGAGGGGTTTTTGTATTTGTGGTCATTGGTCTTCTTCTACTACTCGGTGGAATATCAGCTGTTACAGTAATAATTACGCCTTGGACA ATTGGGGCAGCGTTTCTTCtagttcttcttcttattgTTCTGGCTATTGGTGTCATTCACTACTGGGCTTCAAATAACTTCTACTTGACCAGGAAACAGATGTTCTTTGTTTGTTTTCTTGCATTTTTGCTGGCTTTGGCAGCGTTTTTTGTTGGTTGGTTTCAAG ATAAACCATTTTTGGGAGCCTCAGTTGGTTacttctcatttttatttctcttagCTGGAAGAGCATTGACG GTGCTTCTTTCACCTCCTATTGTTGTTTATTCTCCTCGTGTGCTCCCTGTATATGTTTATGATTCCCATGCAGATTGTGGACAAAATGTCAG TGCTGCATTCATTATGCTTTATGGTATTGCACTGGCAATTGAAGGCTGGGGTGTTGttgcaagcttgaaaatatATCCACCATTCGCTGGATCTGCTGTATCAGCAGTTACACTTGTTGTAGCTTTTGGCTTTGCTGTCTCCCGACCTTGTTTGACATTAAAG ATGATGGAAGACTCTGTTCACTTTCTAAGTAAGGAAACTGTGGTCCAGGCAATCGCTCGATCTGCCACAAAG ACACGGAATGCATTATCTGGAACATATTCCGCTCCTCAGAGATCTGCAAGTTCTGCTGCCCTTTTGGTTGGAGACCCCACTGTTACACGTGATAGGGCTGGAAATTTTGTGCTCCCCAGAGCAGATGTCATGAAATTAAGAGATAGGTTAAGAAATGAAGAGCTGGCAGCTGGATCAATTTTCCTCAAAATAAGAAATGGAACCATGTTGCGGCATGATTCAACTAGCGATGTAGGTTACAGAAGAGAAATGTGTGCTCATGCACGGATTTTGGCCTTGGAGGAGGCTATCGATACTGAATGGGTGTATATGTGGGATAAATTTGGTGGTTATTTACTTCTTTTGCTGGGTTTGACCGCCAAGGCAGAGCGTGTGCAA GACGAGGTTCGCTTGAGACTCTTTCTCGACAGCATAGGTTTTTCAGATCTGAATGcaaagaagataaagaagtggaTGCCAGAAGACCGCAGACAGTTCGAAATCATACAGGATAG CTATttaagagagaaagagatggaAGAGGAAATTTTTATGCAGAGGCGTGAAGAGGAAGGTAGAGGAAAAGAACGAAGAAAGGCCCTTCTGGAGAAGGAAGAACGCAAATGGAAAGAGATAGAGGCTTCACTCATGTCATCTATACCAAATGCTGGCAATAGAGAGGCAGCTGCCCTGGCAGCTGCAGTGCGTGCAGTAGGTGGTGATTCTGTTCTTGATGATTCTTTTGCACGTGAAAGGGTTTCAAGCATAGCACGCCACATTCGCGCATCTCAGTTATCTCGGCGTGCACTCCAG ACTGGAATTTCTGGTGCTGTATGTGTTCTTGATGATGAACCAACAACAAGTGGTAGACATTTGGGTCAAATTGATCCCAGCATATGCCAAAGTCAAAAAGTCAGCTTTTCCATAGCAGTGTTAATTCAGCCTGAGTCTGGACCAGTCTATCTTTTGGGTACCGAATTCCAAAAAAGAGTATGCTGGGAAATATTTGTGGCCGGTTCTGAACAAGGAATTGAGGCTGGACAAGTCGGGCTTAGGATGATTACCAAAGGTGACAGACAAACCACAGTTGCAAAGGAGTGGAGTGTAGGTGCAGCAAGTATTGCAGATGGAAG GTGGCATATGGTTACAGTAACCATTGACGCTGATATAGGTGAAGCAACTTGCTACTTAGATGGTGGTTTTGATGGCTACCAGACTGGCCTACCATTACGATATGACAATGGTATTTGGGAGCAAGGAACAGAGATTTGGGTTGGAGTTAAACCACCTATTGATGTGGATGCATTTGGGAGATCAGATAGTGACGGAGCAGAATCTAAGATGCATGTAATGGATCTTTTCATGTGGGGAAGGTGCTTAACGGAAGATGAGATAGCTACTCTTCCTTCTTCGATAGGTTCTGTTGATTACAATATGATTGATCTTCCCTCAGATAACTGGAAATGGGCGGATTCTCCTTCCAGG GTTGATGAATGGGACAGTGATCCGGCAGATGTAGATCTTTATGATAGGGATGATGTAGATTGGGATGGGCAATATTCAAGTGGTAGAAAAAGAAGGTCAGACCGTGAAAGTGTGATATTGGATGTGGACTCTTTCACCAGAAGGTTGAGGAAGCCTAGGATGGAAACATGTGATGAAATTAATCAGCGGATGCTATCAGTTGAATTGGCTGTCAAGGAAGCTCTTTGTGCAAGAGGGGAACCACATTTTACTGATCAAGAGTTCCCTCCGAATGATCAATCCTTGTTTGTTGATCCATACAACCCCCCTTCGAAATTGCAG GTTGTTTCTGAGTGGATGAGGCCAACTGAAATAGTGAAGAAGAACCATCAGGATTCTCATCCCTGCTTATTTTCTGGTTCCACTAATCCATCAGATGTTTGTCAG GGTCGATTGGGTGATTGTTGGTTTCTGAGTGCCGTCGCTGTTCTGACGGAGGTTTCTCAAATATCGGAAGTCATAATTACACCAGAATACAATGAGGAAGGAATCTACACTGTTCGCTTTTGCATTCAG CTTCCTACTGATAAATATAGCCCATCCTGTTATTAA